Proteins encoded within one genomic window of bacterium:
- a CDS encoding TlpA family protein disulfide reductase has translation MRRFVLVSILACLAGCAGSREPVPADAPAPAPTPAEATLTEVGQAAPDFTVATLDGGSFRLGEHRGRVVLVNWFATWCPPCKEEMPHLQTEVWERFGPRGLVMVSVAREETPDVVAPFVAQRGLGWTFGVDPDRVAYARYAEAFIPRNTLIGPDGRIVFQSEGFEMAEFAAMIAAIEGALAGE, from the coding sequence ATGCGCCGCTTCGTGCTCGTTTCGATCCTCGCCTGCCTGGCCGGCTGCGCCGGCTCCCGTGAACCGGTCCCCGCCGACGCGCCGGCGCCGGCGCCGACGCCCGCCGAAGCCACCCTGACGGAGGTGGGGCAGGCCGCCCCCGATTTCACCGTCGCGACCCTCGACGGCGGTTCGTTCCGCCTGGGCGAGCACCGGGGCCGGGTGGTCCTGGTGAACTGGTTCGCCACCTGGTGCCCGCCCTGCAAGGAGGAGATGCCCCACCTGCAGACGGAGGTCTGGGAACGGTTCGGGCCGCGGGGGCTGGTCATGGTCTCGGTCGCCCGGGAGGAGACGCCCGACGTGGTGGCCCCGTTCGTGGCCCAGCGCGGCCTGGGCTGGACCTTCGGGGTCGATCCGGACCGCGTGGCCTACGCCCGCTACGCCGAGGCGTTCATTCCCCGCAACACCCTGATCGGCCCCGACGGGCGGATCGTATTCCAGTCCGAGGGGTTCGAGATGGCCGAGTTCGCGGCGATGATCGCGGCGATCGAGGGGGCCCTGGCCGGCGAATAG
- a CDS encoding helix-turn-helix transcriptional regulator, with product MQNWIKQHRLSQNLTQEDLARRAGVSRQSIISIERGRYVPSLPLALRLAHIFRCPVEDLFRLDDGEPETTDV from the coding sequence CTGCAGAACTGGATCAAACAGCACCGGCTGAGCCAGAACCTCACCCAGGAGGATCTGGCCCGGCGGGCGGGCGTCTCGCGCCAGAGCATCATCTCCATCGAACGGGGGCGCTACGTGCCGAGCCTGCCCCTGGCCCTGCGCCTGGCGCACATCTTCCGCTGTCCGGTCGAGGATCTCTTCCGGCTGGACGACGGGGAACCGGAGACCACCGATGTTTGA
- a CDS encoding T9SS type A sorting domain-containing protein: MDIQDNSGTASSFYHTAGQDVSGYVDMEVEFYFYAVSMEVNEDFWLQYFDGSTWQTVGSWARGVNFNNNTFYVVTVQIPNTYNYPTNARLRFMCDASGNADDVYIDAITWQGQTAGGADDRLALGQGVVPLATTLGQNFPNPFNPSTEIRFTLSDPGRVSLKVYNVRGELVDTLADGDMVVGPHAVTWEARDRASGVYFYRLEAPGFTETRKMIMLK, encoded by the coding sequence ATGGACATCCAGGACAACAGCGGCACCGCGTCGAGCTTCTACCACACGGCGGGCCAGGACGTGAGCGGCTACGTCGACATGGAGGTCGAGTTCTACTTCTATGCGGTGAGCATGGAGGTCAACGAGGACTTCTGGCTGCAGTACTTCGACGGCTCGACCTGGCAGACGGTCGGCTCGTGGGCGCGGGGCGTGAACTTCAACAACAACACGTTCTACGTGGTCACGGTGCAGATCCCCAACACCTACAACTACCCGACCAACGCCCGCCTGCGCTTCATGTGCGACGCCAGCGGCAATGCCGACGACGTGTACATCGATGCGATCACCTGGCAGGGCCAGACGGCCGGCGGCGCCGACGACCGGCTGGCGCTCGGTCAGGGCGTCGTGCCCCTGGCGACGACGTTGGGCCAGAACTTCCCGAACCCGTTCAACCCCTCGACGGAGATCCGCTTCACGCTGTCCGACCCCGGTCGCGTCAGCCTGAAGGTCTACAACGTGCGGGGCGAACTGGTGGACACGCTGGCGGACGGCGACATGGTCGTCGGGCCGCACGCGGTCACCTGGGAGGCCCGTGACCGGGCCAGCGGCGTGTACTTCTACCGTCTCGAGGCCCCCGGCTTCACGGAGACGCGGAAGATGATCATGCTGAAGTAG
- a CDS encoding alpha/beta hydrolase, translating to MRTRFLVLMLALAVAAGPAAAKTVSATAPDGVSIHAESAGSGPAVVLVHGWSCDASYWDAQVADLASDHQVVAIDLAGHGRSGAGRADYTMAAFGADVAAVLAALDLHDAVLVGHSMGGAVIVEAALAAPDRVRGLIGVDNFQNVKMVLADQQIAGFVSTFESNFSAFVPQWVGRMFPADADSALRADVASDMAAAPQDVAISAMANLLRWYGGQAPARLRELKVPLMNINSRLEPTHEDSMREFVPGYQARYLDGVGHFLFREKPAAFNALLRETLAAFD from the coding sequence ATGCGCACGCGATTCCTCGTCCTGATGCTCGCCCTGGCCGTCGCCGCCGGCCCGGCCGCCGCCAAGACCGTCAGCGCCACCGCGCCGGACGGCGTCTCCATCCACGCCGAGTCCGCCGGCAGCGGCCCCGCCGTGGTGCTCGTGCACGGCTGGAGCTGCGACGCCTCCTACTGGGACGCCCAGGTGGCCGACCTCGCGTCCGACCACCAGGTGGTCGCCATCGACCTGGCCGGCCACGGCCGCTCGGGCGCCGGCCGCGCCGACTACACCATGGCCGCCTTCGGCGCCGACGTCGCCGCCGTGCTCGCGGCCCTCGACCTGCACGACGCCGTGCTGGTCGGCCACAGCATGGGCGGCGCCGTCATCGTCGAGGCCGCCCTCGCGGCACCCGACCGGGTAAGGGGTCTCATCGGCGTCGACAACTTCCAGAACGTGAAGATGGTCCTCGCCGACCAGCAGATCGCCGGCTTCGTCTCGACATTCGAGTCGAACTTCAGCGCCTTCGTGCCCCAGTGGGTGGGCCGCATGTTCCCCGCCGACGCCGACAGTGCCCTGCGCGCCGACGTCGCGTCGGACATGGCCGCGGCCCCCCAGGACGTGGCCATCAGCGCCATGGCCAACCTGCTGCGCTGGTACGGCGGCCAGGCGCCGGCCCGGCTCCGGGAGCTGAAGGTCCCGCTCATGAACATCAACTCGCGCCTCGAGCCCACCCACGAGGACAGCATGCGCGAGTTCGTGCCGGGCTACCAGGCGCGCTACCTCGACGGCGTGGGCCACTTCCTCTTCCGCGAGAAGCCGGCCGCGTTCAACGCCCTGCTCCGCGAGACCCTGGCCGCGTTCGACTAG
- a CDS encoding ABC transporter ATP-binding protein — protein MSTYLRMLRMIRPYTTQVVGAVVFMLIFSFMSVFSIGMISPFLKALFNKTDDGAMVEQSGDAFADSPLVLPETATGGRTDEAHVSHEGDHADSAALADRVARGAPATPAAAAPETDAERRARYEKLKSQFTGISAWKVMFSEWVTGTMLKGTKQEALLRICLVFFVAALLKNIACYIQEVLMVYVGQAVIRDLRAQLYERLIHMPMGFYHQHKAGELISRATNDVMIAQQCVGLSFTKLVKDPIFLVMYLIVALVISWQMTLMALVLLPVSLSIIIRIGKRLRKLSHHQQEEMANLTSTLQESVYGIRVVKAFAMERFELAKFTRQNDNLFRQIFRINYVMKLSSPLTEQLSMIVALFLLWFGGSKIFTGGIMAPDLFIVFLFMIFSMVRPIKSLGAVNNEIQAGMAAADRIFQVIDAEPEVADRDAGLVPDRIDGRVEFDDVYFAYVAGEPVLRGVSIEVKPGEVVALVGSSGSGKSTMIDMIPGFYHPDRGEVRIDGRPIPELNRAFLRRNMGTVTQEVILFHDTIRANIAYGLDDVPAADIEAAARAANAHEFIARLPEGYDTVIGDRGLKLSGGQRQRISIARAILKNPAILLLDEATSALDTEAEQLVQEAIDRLVKDRTTIVIAHRLSTIQNVDRIYLLEKGQVVQVGTHDELLAAGGRYKELYTMQFAR, from the coding sequence ATGTCGACCTATCTCCGTATGCTCCGCATGATCCGGCCCTACACCACCCAGGTGGTCGGCGCCGTCGTGTTCATGCTCATCTTCTCGTTCATGAGCGTGTTCAGCATCGGGATGATCTCGCCCTTCCTCAAGGCGCTCTTCAACAAGACCGACGACGGCGCCATGGTGGAGCAGTCCGGCGACGCCTTCGCCGACAGCCCGCTGGTCCTGCCGGAGACGGCGACCGGGGGCCGCACCGACGAGGCCCACGTCTCGCACGAGGGCGATCACGCCGACAGCGCCGCCCTGGCCGACCGCGTGGCCCGGGGCGCGCCGGCCACTCCGGCGGCCGCAGCCCCGGAGACCGATGCCGAGCGCCGGGCCCGCTACGAGAAGCTCAAGAGCCAGTTCACGGGCATCTCGGCCTGGAAGGTGATGTTCTCCGAGTGGGTCACCGGCACCATGCTCAAGGGCACCAAGCAGGAGGCCCTGCTGCGCATCTGCCTGGTGTTCTTCGTGGCGGCCCTGCTCAAGAACATCGCCTGCTACATCCAGGAGGTGCTCATGGTGTACGTGGGGCAGGCCGTGATCCGCGACCTGCGGGCGCAGCTCTACGAGCGCCTGATCCACATGCCCATGGGCTTCTACCACCAGCACAAGGCCGGCGAGCTGATCAGCCGCGCGACCAACGACGTGATGATCGCCCAGCAGTGCGTCGGGCTCAGCTTCACCAAGCTGGTGAAGGACCCCATCTTCCTCGTCATGTACCTGATCGTGGCCCTGGTCATCAGCTGGCAGATGACGCTCATGGCGCTGGTGCTGCTGCCGGTGAGCCTGTCGATCATCATCCGCATCGGCAAGCGGCTGCGGAAGCTCAGCCACCACCAGCAGGAGGAGATGGCCAACCTCACGAGCACCCTGCAGGAGTCGGTGTACGGCATCCGGGTGGTGAAGGCCTTCGCCATGGAGCGGTTCGAGCTGGCGAAGTTCACGCGGCAGAACGACAACCTGTTCCGGCAGATCTTCCGCATCAACTACGTCATGAAGCTCAGCTCGCCGCTCACCGAGCAGCTCAGCATGATCGTCGCCCTCTTCCTGCTCTGGTTCGGCGGCTCGAAGATCTTCACCGGCGGCATCATGGCGCCCGACCTGTTCATCGTCTTCCTGTTCATGATCTTCTCCATGGTGCGCCCCATCAAGAGCCTCGGCGCCGTGAACAACGAGATCCAGGCGGGCATGGCGGCGGCCGACCGCATCTTCCAGGTGATCGACGCCGAGCCGGAGGTGGCCGACCGCGACGCCGGCCTCGTGCCCGATCGCATCGACGGCCGGGTCGAGTTCGACGACGTGTACTTCGCCTACGTGGCGGGTGAACCGGTGCTGCGGGGCGTCTCGATCGAGGTGAAGCCGGGCGAGGTGGTGGCCCTGGTGGGCAGCAGCGGCTCGGGCAAGAGCACGATGATCGACATGATCCCGGGCTTCTACCACCCGGACCGGGGCGAGGTGCGCATCGACGGCCGGCCCATTCCGGAACTGAACCGGGCCTTCCTGCGGCGCAACATGGGCACGGTCACCCAGGAGGTCATCCTCTTCCACGACACGATCCGCGCCAACATCGCCTACGGCCTGGACGACGTGCCCGCCGCCGACATCGAGGCCGCGGCCCGCGCCGCCAACGCCCACGAGTTCATCGCGCGGTTGCCCGAGGGCTACGACACGGTGATCGGCGACCGGGGGCTGAAGCTCTCGGGGGGGCAGCGCCAGCGTATCTCCATCGCGCGGGCGATCCTGAAGAATCCGGCCATCCTGCTGCTCGACGAGGCCACCAGCGCCCTGGACACCGAGGCCGAGCAGCTCGTGCAGGAGGCCATCGACCGCCTCGTGAAGGACCGCACGACCATCGTCATCGCCCACCGCCTGTCGACGATCCAGAACGTCGACCGCATCTACCTGCTCGAGAAGGGGCAGGTGGTGCAGGTGGGCACCCACGACGAACTCCTGGCGGCCGGCGGCCGCTACAAGGAACTCTACACCATGCAGTTCGCGCGGTAG
- a CDS encoding Na/Pi symporter, with protein sequence MTDRAPLKPASPLTTEPSPPPNRLLGIVANIVVLLALLYVFLYAIALFGAAFKLVGKEFSQQLIATTSHPVVGLMIGLLATSLIQSSSSSTSIVVGMVAGGALTVQGAIPIIMGANMGTTVTNTLVAMGSINRRTEFQRAFAGATMHDFFNLLSIAILFPIEQATHYLERTAGWLSLQLVGTEGTKYPNPIKAIVKPAVKETEHLLMENLGLAKTAAVVVMIILALVGIFFALAFLTKVLKRLVLDKAEGSFTKKLNNSGLMAMFMGLLITVGVQSSSITTSLLVPLIGAGIVPLEAAFAATLGANIGTTVTALLASMTGSPQAVTVALVHLLFNVSGILIIYPVGAIRRIPINLAKGLAKKTSERRIFAVVYMVGVFFVMPLIFVMIDKLLSA encoded by the coding sequence ATGACCGACCGCGCCCCGCTCAAGCCGGCCAGTCCCCTCACCACGGAGCCGTCTCCGCCCCCGAACCGGCTCCTCGGCATCGTCGCCAACATCGTCGTCCTGCTGGCCCTGCTCTACGTCTTCCTGTACGCCATCGCCCTCTTCGGCGCCGCGTTCAAGCTCGTGGGCAAGGAGTTCAGCCAGCAGCTCATCGCCACGACGAGCCATCCCGTGGTCGGCCTGATGATCGGCCTGCTGGCCACCTCGCTGATCCAGAGCTCGTCCAGCTCGACCAGCATCGTGGTGGGCATGGTGGCGGGCGGCGCGCTCACGGTGCAGGGCGCCATCCCCATCATCATGGGCGCCAACATGGGCACGACCGTCACCAACACCCTGGTGGCCATGGGCTCCATCAACCGCCGCACCGAGTTCCAGCGCGCCTTCGCGGGCGCGACCATGCACGACTTCTTCAACCTGCTGTCCATCGCCATCCTCTTCCCCATCGAGCAGGCCACCCACTACCTGGAGCGCACGGCCGGATGGCTCAGCCTGCAGCTCGTCGGCACCGAGGGGACGAAGTACCCCAACCCGATCAAGGCGATCGTCAAGCCGGCGGTGAAGGAGACCGAGCACCTGCTCATGGAGAACCTGGGCCTGGCCAAGACGGCCGCCGTGGTCGTCATGATCATCCTGGCCCTGGTCGGCATCTTCTTCGCCCTGGCCTTCCTGACCAAGGTCCTCAAGCGGCTCGTGCTGGACAAGGCCGAGGGCTCGTTCACCAAGAAGCTGAACAACAGCGGCCTGATGGCCATGTTCATGGGCCTGCTGATCACCGTCGGCGTGCAGAGCAGCTCGATCACCACGAGCCTGCTGGTGCCGCTCATCGGGGCCGGCATCGTGCCCCTCGAAGCGGCCTTCGCCGCGACCCTCGGCGCCAACATCGGCACCACCGTGACCGCCCTGCTCGCCTCGATGACGGGCTCGCCCCAGGCGGTGACGGTCGCCCTCGTCCACCTGCTGTTCAACGTCTCGGGGATCCTGATCATCTACCCCGTGGGCGCGATCAGGCGCATCCCGATCAACCTGGCCAAGGGCCTGGCGAAGAAGACGTCCGAGCGGCGCATCTTCGCCGTCGTGTACATGGTGGGCGTGTTCTTCGTCATGCCCCTGATCTTCGTGATGATCGACAAGCTGCTGAGCGCCTGA